A genomic region of Pseudopipra pipra isolate bDixPip1 chromosome W, bDixPip1.hap1, whole genome shotgun sequence contains the following coding sequences:
- the LOC135405943 gene encoding class II histocompatibility antigen, B-L beta chain-like yields the protein MFQWMGKAECYFINGTERVRYVDRYIYNREQYAHFDSDVGVYVGDTPYGEFWARQWNSNPVILEYERGEVDRLCRHNYKLGAPFIVERRVPPSVSISLVLSSSQPGPGRLLCSVMDFYPAPVQVRWFQDGQELPEHVVATDVVTNGDWTYQVLVLLEIPPRRGVTYSCQVEHVSLEHPLSRHWGTARPPQHRGHTGGDWEGSS from the exons atGTTCCAGTGGATGGGAAAGGCCGAGTGTTACTTCATCAACGGCACCGAGCGGGTGAGGTATGTGGACAGGTACATCTACAACCGGGAGCAGTACGCCCACTTCGACAGCGATGTGGGGGTCTATGTGGGGGACACCCCGTATGGAGAATTCTGGGCCAGGCAATGGAACAGCAACCCCGTAATTCTGGAGTATGAACGGGGTGAAGTGGACAGGCTCTGCCGGCACAACTACAAACTTGGTGCTCCTTTCATcgtggagaggagag tgccccccagcgtgtccatctcgctggtgctgtcgagctcccagcccggccccggccgcctgctctgctccgtgatggatttctaccctgcgccggtgcaggtgaggtggttccaggatgggcaggagctgccggagCACGTGGTGGCCACCGACGTGGTCACCAACGGGGACTGGACCTaccaggtgctggtgctgctggaaatccccccccggcgcggggtcacctacagctgccaggtggagcacgtcagcctggagcaccccctcagccggcactggggtacggcccggcccccccagcaccgggggcacactgggggcgactgggaggga agctcctga